One window of the Petroclostridium xylanilyticum genome contains the following:
- a CDS encoding extracellular solute-binding protein, producing the protein MFKKVIAFLCALSILLVTVAGCATQKQEGKKQEPAKEQKADEAYKGKQMTIYIRMMDMQDKWFRENIIVPFEKKYGVKITVNTFEKEADLKNILELDKDKKTIGLVKTPHMMLNPLVKYGLMASLEEAAGDKVKEDLKEYTEQSLELATIDGKVYYIPRKLETNTLLFLKSKVKDAVDNWEKMKEPINEMFKKENGVGLPADYKLEADPNEWDWFDLAVVGYYWANTEYDGKKEPRIAHRAKKYEGTTVEMLTKIYQMGGKPEDVLKMNTQLVKDMFGWEVFFKKNNLYNPAMWEEAWSGGGIWNAMAAGKVYLAFMHQIDAFFIHGGTNPEMTGYLANPDDMGVAIMPKGVSLEMKDGKPVREGEHASQMAGWWWGIPKASPDMKLSYELARWITNKENHKKEVETFGMMPVRKDMMENVKTTFSEPWMQEVFDVAAKQSKAGMYPAPQVQQWPAISNLYLEAWYDIVVGDNNKDIGKVLDSTYAPKAAEALK; encoded by the coding sequence ATGTTTAAAAAGGTAATTGCATTTCTTTGTGCACTGAGCATTTTGCTAGTCACAGTAGCAGGATGTGCTACACAAAAGCAGGAAGGTAAAAAGCAAGAACCCGCAAAGGAACAAAAGGCTGATGAAGCATATAAAGGAAAACAAATGACCATCTATATTCGAATGATGGACATGCAGGACAAATGGTTTAGAGAAAATATCATCGTACCTTTTGAGAAAAAATATGGTGTAAAAATTACTGTAAACACTTTTGAAAAGGAAGCAGACCTTAAAAATATCCTGGAGCTGGATAAAGACAAAAAGACAATAGGGCTTGTAAAGACACCGCATATGATGCTAAACCCTCTTGTGAAATACGGTTTAATGGCAAGCCTGGAAGAAGCAGCAGGAGATAAAGTAAAAGAAGATTTAAAAGAATATACCGAACAGTCATTAGAACTTGCTACAATTGACGGTAAGGTATATTACATTCCAAGGAAGTTGGAAACTAATACGCTGTTATTCTTAAAGTCCAAAGTAAAAGATGCAGTAGATAATTGGGAAAAAATGAAAGAGCCTATTAACGAAATGTTTAAGAAAGAAAATGGTGTAGGACTTCCGGCTGATTACAAACTGGAAGCTGACCCAAATGAGTGGGATTGGTTTGATTTAGCAGTTGTAGGTTACTATTGGGCAAATACTGAATACGATGGAAAAAAAGAACCAAGAATAGCTCACAGGGCTAAGAAGTATGAAGGAACAACTGTGGAAATGCTCACAAAAATATATCAAATGGGCGGGAAACCTGAAGATGTATTAAAGATGAATACACAACTCGTAAAAGATATGTTTGGATGGGAAGTATTCTTTAAGAAAAATAACCTCTACAATCCGGCAATGTGGGAAGAAGCATGGAGCGGTGGCGGAATATGGAACGCCATGGCTGCAGGAAAAGTATATCTGGCATTCATGCATCAGATAGATGCCTTCTTTATCCATGGTGGTACCAATCCTGAAATGACAGGATATTTGGCAAATCCTGATGATATGGGCGTTGCTATTATGCCAAAAGGTGTTTCACTGGAAATGAAAGATGGAAAACCAGTAAGAGAAGGTGAGCATGCATCCCAGATGGCAGGATGGTGGTGGGGTATTCCAAAAGCTTCCCCGGATATGAAACTGTCCTACGAGCTGGCAAGATGGATTACAAATAAAGAAAACCATAAAAAAGAAGTTGAAACCTTTGGTATGATGCCGGTTAGAAAAGACATGATGGAAAATGTAAAAACAACATTCTCGGAACCATGGATGCAGGAAGTTTTCGATGTTGCAGCAAAACAGTCAAAAGCTGGAATGTATCCCGCACCTCAGGTTCAACAATGGCCGGCAATCAGCAATTTATATCTGGAAGCATGGTATGACATTGTAGTAGGAGATAATAATAAAGATATAGGTAAAGTTTTAGATTCGACTTATGCACCTAAGGCGGCAGAAGCTTTGAAATAA
- a CDS encoding sugar phosphorylase, whose product MSITGFEEKIYHKLQLLYGTEEAQEFYCKLIEVINRYKNKQQQDKIKRFHKELWLDERDVFLITYGDQVKEQGVPPLKTLEHFLNKYFKGVISFVHILPFYPYTSDDGFSVSDYAKVNPEFGEWEHIEEISKQFNLMFDAVINHISSKSEWFCRYLEGDKDFDNFFIEMDKNTDVSKVTRPRTLPLLTKFSKNGEEKYLWTTFSEDQIDLNYKNGNVLIEIIDILLFYASKGAKVIRLDAIGYLWKEIGTSCIHLPQTHTVIQLFRDIFDIVYPEVILITETNVPHKDNITYFGNGYNEAQMVYQFSLAPLVLNAFHTGSAIHLIEWASSLEPLTERTTFFNFLASHDGIGVVPAKGILTDDEIDDLTKKVTQNGGYVSYKTNSDETQSPYELNITYFDALSDHDDAEDVKIKRFITAHSILLSMVGVPAVYIHSIMGSQNYYEGVKETGRYRSINRQKFNRKDIEQELMDSQSIRFKVYTQLSELIKKRKQQKAFHPNGKQQVLNIDQSVFSLLRTSPDGKESIISLNNVSGSQKDVRININDYLLTDVNEVVDVISGTSFKLDAQKGINILLEPYQVMWLKV is encoded by the coding sequence ATGAGTATTACAGGTTTTGAAGAAAAAATATATCATAAACTACAGCTTTTATATGGTACAGAAGAAGCGCAAGAATTTTATTGCAAATTGATAGAAGTGATTAATAGGTATAAAAATAAGCAACAGCAGGATAAAATAAAACGTTTTCATAAAGAACTATGGCTGGATGAGCGGGATGTCTTTTTAATAACCTATGGAGACCAGGTGAAAGAGCAAGGCGTCCCCCCGTTAAAAACTTTAGAACATTTCCTAAATAAGTATTTTAAAGGGGTAATATCTTTTGTCCATATACTTCCATTTTATCCTTATACCTCAGATGATGGCTTTTCTGTTAGCGATTATGCTAAAGTCAATCCGGAATTTGGAGAATGGGAGCATATTGAGGAAATTAGTAAGCAGTTTAACCTGATGTTTGATGCCGTTATTAATCATATCTCTTCAAAAAGTGAATGGTTTTGCAGATATCTAGAGGGTGATAAGGATTTTGACAATTTTTTCATTGAAATGGATAAAAATACGGATGTATCAAAAGTCACCAGACCCAGAACTTTGCCATTATTGACTAAATTTTCGAAAAACGGCGAAGAAAAGTACCTATGGACTACTTTTAGTGAAGACCAAATTGATTTAAATTATAAAAATGGCAATGTACTTATTGAAATTATTGACATCCTGTTATTCTACGCATCCAAAGGAGCAAAGGTAATCAGGTTGGATGCAATTGGATATCTATGGAAAGAAATTGGGACCAGTTGTATTCATTTGCCCCAGACCCATACGGTAATCCAATTGTTTAGGGATATCTTTGACATTGTTTATCCCGAAGTAATATTAATTACTGAAACGAATGTACCGCATAAAGATAACATCACCTATTTTGGAAATGGGTATAATGAAGCACAGATGGTATACCAGTTTAGTCTGGCACCCCTGGTTTTAAATGCATTCCATACCGGCAGTGCAATACACCTTATTGAATGGGCAAGCTCGCTGGAGCCATTAACTGAAAGGACGACTTTTTTCAATTTTCTGGCTTCTCACGATGGTATAGGTGTGGTGCCTGCAAAAGGTATTTTAACTGATGATGAAATAGATGATTTAACTAAAAAGGTTACCCAAAATGGAGGATATGTTTCCTATAAAACCAACAGTGATGAGACACAAAGCCCATATGAATTAAATATTACTTATTTTGATGCGCTATCAGACCATGATGATGCTGAAGATGTGAAGATTAAAAGATTTATTACTGCTCATTCAATTTTACTTTCTATGGTAGGTGTTCCTGCAGTATATATTCACAGTATCATGGGGTCACAAAATTACTATGAAGGTGTAAAGGAAACAGGAAGGTACAGGAGTATAAACCGTCAGAAATTCAATAGGAAAGATATTGAGCAGGAGTTGATGGACAGTCAATCTATCCGGTTTAAAGTATATACACAACTTTCAGAATTGATAAAAAAGCGTAAGCAGCAAAAGGCTTTTCACCCCAATGGAAAGCAGCAAGTTTTAAATATTGACCAGTCGGTATTTTCGCTGTTACGCACATCACCGGATGGAAAAGAAAGTATTATTTCACTTAATAACGTATCTGGTTCTCAAAAAGACGTTAGAATTAATATAAATGATTATCTTTTGACAGATGTAAATGAAGTTGTAGATGTGATATCAGGAACTAGTTTTAAACTGGATGCACAAAAAGGGATAAATATATTGCTGGAACCTTACCAGGTAATGTGGCTAAAAGTATAG
- a CDS encoding LacI family DNA-binding transcriptional regulator, producing the protein MNVTIKDVAKLAQVSISTVSRVINGAPNITPEIRQKVEKAIAQLRYKPNIIAQSLGSGRLKNIAVVLARSSQLAFVNPYFTIMFQGLGSVIENSDYEVLLTLAEDEKTEVDKCMSLIDAGSIQGVILLGSRVYDKLINKLIEIKFPFVLIGRVLKDAIPEGAQINHVDTDSINDSMAAVSYLISQGHRRIGCVHAPLKYVVSQDRYSGYCIALRHAEIPVDDSIIVDGGYSWQDAEKAARIILQQKNPPTAIFATDDLKAIGVMKAAYSLGLKVPEDLSIMGHNDYDFAQMVEPPLSTVRVPIYELGKVAAEIMLEQIKNPGHPPKQVILPTQLVIRNSIIKKDNSCTMKKL; encoded by the coding sequence ATGAACGTTACAATAAAAGATGTTGCAAAGTTAGCCCAAGTATCTATTTCCACTGTTTCCAGGGTAATTAACGGCGCTCCGAATATAACGCCGGAAATCCGACAAAAAGTTGAAAAGGCTATTGCACAACTTAGATATAAACCTAACATCATCGCTCAAAGCCTCGGTTCTGGGAGGTTAAAAAACATTGCCGTAGTCCTTGCCCGTTCTTCACAGCTGGCTTTCGTTAATCCATATTTTACCATAATGTTCCAGGGGCTAGGTAGTGTTATTGAAAATTCTGATTACGAAGTGTTATTGACTTTGGCAGAAGATGAAAAGACGGAAGTTGATAAATGTATGTCCCTTATTGATGCCGGAAGTATACAAGGAGTGATTCTTCTTGGTTCACGTGTCTATGATAAGTTAATTAATAAATTGATAGAAATAAAATTTCCTTTTGTACTGATAGGTCGTGTCCTAAAAGATGCTATCCCGGAAGGTGCACAGATTAACCACGTAGATACGGATAGTATCAACGATAGCATGGCAGCTGTATCCTATCTGATCAGCCAAGGACACAGACGAATTGGTTGTGTTCATGCTCCTTTGAAATATGTGGTAAGCCAGGATAGATATTCCGGCTATTGTATAGCTTTACGTCACGCTGAAATTCCTGTTGACGACAGCATTATTGTAGATGGAGGATATTCGTGGCAGGACGCTGAAAAGGCAGCGAGAATAATATTGCAACAGAAAAATCCTCCTACAGCAATATTTGCAACAGATGACCTTAAAGCAATAGGTGTTATGAAAGCAGCATATAGTCTTGGATTAAAGGTCCCAGAAGATTTATCTATCATGGGACATAATGATTATGATTTTGCCCAGATGGTTGAGCCTCCTTTGTCTACTGTAAGAGTACCCATCTACGAACTTGGAAAGGTTGCTGCCGAAATTATGCTTGAACAAATCAAAAACCCCGGCCATCCTCCAAAACAAGTTATATTACCAACCCAACTGGTAATAAGAAATTCTATAATTAAAAAAGATAATAGCTGCACAATGAAAAAGCTCTGA
- a CDS encoding response regulator: MIQVLIVEDDPMVREINEKFLRKIEGYTVHDSVNSIERAKESILKRRPDLVLLDVFFPQGRGIDLLKWIRKEDIKCDVILITADKSMKTVEEAFRYGAVDYLIKPFTFDRFKEAMLQYKNRKNNLENITSVEQDVIDKYILNEKVTVSEEDDIRDIKGFNPHTYKKILESIEEMRGETFTASQIAKKIGVSRITARRYLDYLERKQKVVVEPEYGNIGRPKNKYKLKEE; encoded by the coding sequence GTGATCCAGGTTTTAATTGTAGAAGATGATCCAATGGTAAGAGAAATCAATGAAAAGTTTTTAAGAAAAATAGAAGGTTATACCGTCCATGATAGTGTTAACTCCATCGAAAGGGCAAAAGAGTCTATATTAAAAAGGAGGCCGGATTTGGTACTATTAGATGTCTTTTTCCCTCAGGGAAGAGGAATAGATCTATTAAAATGGATCCGTAAGGAGGACATAAAATGCGATGTCATATTGATCACGGCAGATAAAAGTATGAAAACTGTAGAGGAAGCCTTTCGCTATGGAGCAGTAGATTACCTGATAAAGCCCTTTACCTTTGACAGGTTTAAAGAAGCAATGCTGCAATATAAAAATAGAAAAAATAATTTGGAAAACATCACTAGTGTAGAACAGGATGTTATAGATAAATATATTTTAAATGAAAAAGTAACTGTATCAGAGGAAGATGATATTAGAGACATTAAGGGTTTTAATCCGCACACATATAAAAAAATCTTAGAAAGCATAGAGGAGATGCGTGGAGAAACCTTTACCGCCAGCCAAATTGCAAAAAAAATAGGTGTTTCCAGAATTACTGCCAGGAGATATTTGGACTATCTGGAAAGAAAACAAAAGGTTGTAGTTGAACCGGAATATGGAAACATAGGGCGACCCAAAAATAAATATAAATTAAAAGAAGAGTAG